In the Shewanella sp. OMA3-2 genome, one interval contains:
- a CDS encoding exonuclease domain-containing protein — MVNHLWLKSRFWLDALINPRGDNRILADYQQALTNQFNQTICDAKLMAIDLEMTGLDSEKDQIISIGIVPIIQGQLPLAKAQHLMISINGSVGISATVHGIVDHQLTDALPIDLAMNWLLKETQGHILVAHHAPMDMAFIQKNLHRVFGQKILLPFIDTLAIEKTRYLRQHGQLVEGCVRLGQSRARYHLPVYGGHNALIDAIACAELLLAQVSALGGLKTIKCHELIGLTK; from the coding sequence GTGGTTAATCATTTATGGCTTAAAAGTCGATTTTGGTTAGATGCACTTATCAACCCCCGTGGTGACAATAGGATATTAGCTGACTACCAACAGGCATTAACAAATCAGTTTAACCAAACAATATGTGATGCAAAGTTGATGGCGATTGATTTGGAAATGACAGGTCTTGATTCTGAGAAGGATCAGATAATCAGTATTGGCATTGTGCCTATTATTCAGGGGCAATTACCGCTGGCTAAAGCTCAGCATTTAATGATTTCAATCAACGGTAGTGTCGGCATAAGTGCCACAGTTCATGGTATTGTAGACCATCAACTAACAGATGCCTTGCCGATTGATTTAGCAATGAATTGGTTACTTAAAGAAACCCAAGGACATATTTTAGTGGCGCATCATGCCCCGATGGACATGGCCTTTATTCAAAAAAACTTACACAGAGTATTTGGACAGAAAATACTATTGCCTTTTATTGACACCTTAGCGATTGAAAAAACACGCTATCTACGCCAGCATGGCCAATTAGTTGAAGGATGTGTTCGATTAGGACAAAGTAGAGCGCGGTATCATTTGCCTGTATACGGTGGCCATAATGCACTGATAGATGCGATAGCTTGTGCAGAGTTATTATTAGCGCAAGTATCAGCTTTAGGTGGACTTAAAACCATCAAATGTCATGAATTAATTGGTTTAACTAAATAA
- a CDS encoding ketoacyl-ACP synthase III, with protein MQYAHITGWGKAVPPASLTNDDLATFMETSDEWIKSRTGISKRNISHVNTSVLASVAAKHALAAAGIDGSELDLIILATASPDTLIPNIASTVQANIGATCGAFDINAACSGFLYGVGLASSLIKSGQNKKVLIIGAERLSFYLDWSRRETAVLFGDGAGAVVLEAREEAGGVLGYELNNDPEGREILKSNFGSQMDRLDSSSLDFYIQFNGQEIFKRAIQGMGSLSTKVLEKCAIDKDDVDWVIPHQANERIIDTLVSRMKIPKEKAIVNIENYGNTSAATIPIAICDALDKGLIKPGQTILSCAFGAGLTSAALLFKWGERITPVNKSDAKVPECEQTALELIKPAVDYFFKKAEQEGR; from the coding sequence ATGCAGTATGCACATATCACCGGATGGGGAAAAGCTGTCCCTCCTGCATCGCTAACCAACGATGACCTTGCCACTTTTATGGAAACTTCTGATGAGTGGATTAAATCTCGTACCGGAATTAGCAAACGCAATATTAGTCATGTAAATACTTCTGTTCTTGCCAGCGTAGCGGCAAAGCATGCTTTAGCTGCCGCAGGGATCGACGGCAGTGAGTTAGATTTAATTATTTTAGCAACAGCTAGCCCTGACACACTCATTCCTAATATTGCCTCTACCGTACAAGCCAATATTGGCGCGACATGTGGTGCATTTGATATTAATGCTGCATGCAGTGGTTTTTTATACGGTGTGGGACTAGCCAGTTCGCTAATTAAAAGCGGCCAAAATAAAAAAGTGCTCATTATCGGTGCTGAGCGTTTGTCTTTTTATTTAGATTGGTCTCGCCGTGAAACTGCGGTGCTATTTGGTGATGGTGCTGGGGCTGTAGTGTTAGAGGCACGCGAAGAAGCAGGCGGAGTATTAGGTTACGAGCTTAATAACGACCCTGAGGGACGTGAGATTTTAAAGTCAAATTTTGGTAGTCAAATGGACCGCTTAGATAGTAGCTCTTTAGATTTCTATATCCAATTTAATGGCCAAGAAATATTTAAACGTGCGATTCAAGGCATGGGGTCGTTAAGTACTAAAGTGCTTGAGAAATGCGCTATCGATAAAGATGATGTCGATTGGGTCATTCCCCATCAGGCTAACGAGCGTATTATTGATACATTAGTTAGCCGAATGAAAATTCCTAAAGAAAAAGCCATCGTTAATATAGAAAACTATGGCAACACTTCTGCGGCGACGATTCCTATTGCAATTTGTGATGCATTAGATAAAGGCTTAATTAAGCCAGGACAAACTATTTTGTCATGTGCATTTGGTGCCGGCCTGACTTCAGCAGCTTTACTCTTCAAATGGGGTGAACGAATTACGCCAGTGAATAAGAGTGATGCTAAAGTACCGGAGTGTGAGCAAACGGCATTGGAGCTCATCAAACCTGCGGTAGATTATTTTTTCAAAAAGGCTGAGCAAGAAGGTCGATAG
- a CDS encoding GntR family transcriptional regulator, translating to MTNIPPIIHKTRTQLVVEVLREQILSGGIKGGEPLRQSAIAEQLNVSRIPVREALVQLEAEGLVKFEPHKGATATVLSIEQVTELFELRAMIESDLLAKAIPNLQDEDINDAETVLKALEMAFKRQDSVASWSELNTQFHTCLYKAANRNHTLEVVHGLNTNCDRYIRLQLLLTGGIPTAEKEHRELLELCKKKDIEKATHLLREHILHAAEAIKKLVVQHLN from the coding sequence ATGACTAATATACCCCCTATCATTCACAAAACGCGTACTCAACTCGTAGTTGAAGTGCTCAGAGAACAGATCCTTTCTGGTGGTATAAAAGGTGGCGAACCATTACGTCAATCTGCTATTGCAGAACAATTGAACGTTAGCCGCATTCCTGTTCGTGAAGCCTTGGTACAATTAGAAGCCGAAGGATTAGTTAAGTTTGAACCTCATAAAGGCGCAACAGCTACAGTATTGTCAATCGAACAGGTAACAGAGTTATTCGAGCTCAGAGCCATGATTGAGTCTGATTTACTGGCTAAAGCAATACCTAATTTACAAGATGAAGACATTAATGACGCCGAAACGGTACTTAAAGCCCTAGAAATGGCGTTTAAACGTCAAGATTCTGTAGCGAGTTGGAGTGAGCTTAATACCCAATTTCATACCTGCTTATATAAAGCAGCTAATCGCAACCACACTCTTGAGGTCGTTCACGGTTTAAATACTAATTGCGATCGCTATATTCGTTTGCAGCTGTTGTTAACAGGTGGGATCCCCACTGCAGAAAAAGAGCACCGCGAGTTGCTTGAGTTATGTAAGAAAAAAGATATTGAAAAAGCCACACACTTATTACGTGAACACATTCTTCACGCTGCTGAAGCCATTAAAAAATTGGTTGTTCAGCATCTAAACTAG
- the gmhB gene encoding D-glycero-beta-D-manno-heptose 1,7-bisphosphate 7-phosphatase → MNKAVFLDRDGVINKDHGYVYQTDDFEYIEGVFDACLALKKMGYKLVVVTNQSGIARGMYSEDQFHFLTEWMDWNFADKGIELDGIYYCPHHPEKGLGEYKQDCDCRKPKPGMMLEAAKFLNIDLANSIMVGDKAGDMRAAKAAGIGHSILVRSGKTVDEAGIDIASIVVDSIADVPAFVKTLS, encoded by the coding sequence GTGAATAAAGCAGTTTTTCTTGACCGAGACGGGGTGATCAACAAAGATCATGGCTATGTATATCAAACCGATGACTTTGAATATATTGAAGGCGTGTTCGATGCCTGCCTCGCTTTGAAGAAAATGGGCTACAAACTTGTTGTTGTGACTAATCAGTCGGGTATTGCCAGAGGCATGTACAGTGAGGATCAATTTCATTTTTTAACAGAATGGATGGATTGGAACTTTGCAGACAAAGGTATCGAACTGGATGGTATCTATTATTGCCCGCATCATCCGGAAAAGGGATTAGGTGAATATAAGCAAGATTGTGATTGCCGTAAACCAAAACCAGGCATGATGTTAGAAGCGGCCAAATTTTTAAACATTGATTTAGCCAATTCAATTATGGTCGGCGACAAAGCTGGTGATATGCGTGCTGCTAAAGCTGCGGGTATTGGTCATAGTATTTTAGTTCGCAGTGGTAAGACGGTCGACGAAGCTGGTATTGATATCGCTTCTATTGTTGTAGATAGCATTGCTGACGTCCCCGCTTTTGTAAAAACACTCAGCTGA